A window from Psychrobium sp. MM17-31 encodes these proteins:
- a CDS encoding CoA-acylating methylmalonate-semialdehyde dehydrogenase — MRRIPMLINGEHVQSTTDRWLDVLNPANQEVVAQVPLATLEEVDGAIENAHAAFQSWKKVSLGQRMRIMLKLQQLIRENTSKLAELITLEHGKTLPDAEGEVARGLEVVEHACSITSLALGEMANNVAGHIDVHTLKKPLGVGAGITAFNFPVMLPCFMFPLALATGNTFVLKPSEQDPSSSLFLAELALEAGIPAGVLNVVHGGPEVADRLCSHPLIKAVSFIGSSHVGKHIYERASHYDKRAQCMMGAKNHCIIMPDCDKEQAINNILGAAYGAAGQRCMANSVVILVGKTQEWLEEIAQRSHEMKVGPGSDRSADLGPVITPAAKNRITGLITSGVDQGATLMVDGRDCVVDGYESGNFVGPTMFSDVKTDMDIYTQEIFGPVLLVLNADTFEEAIEILNANPNGNGASIFTNSGYYAQRFENEADAGQLGINIPIPVPVAYFSFTGSRASKLGDLGPNGKQAIAFWTQTKTVSTRWFAPGEDAGEVNTTITMK; from the coding sequence ATTCGCCGCATCCCGATGCTTATTAATGGTGAGCACGTTCAATCAACCACAGATCGTTGGTTAGATGTTTTAAATCCAGCTAATCAAGAAGTGGTAGCACAAGTGCCACTAGCAACATTAGAAGAAGTTGACGGTGCCATTGAAAATGCTCACGCCGCATTCCAGTCGTGGAAAAAAGTCTCTCTGGGTCAGCGCATGCGTATCATGCTTAAACTTCAGCAACTCATTCGCGAGAACACGTCAAAGCTTGCTGAGTTAATTACTTTAGAGCACGGTAAAACGCTGCCAGATGCCGAAGGTGAAGTAGCGCGCGGTTTAGAAGTTGTTGAACACGCTTGTTCAATAACCTCTCTAGCGCTTGGCGAAATGGCCAACAATGTTGCAGGTCACATTGACGTTCACACCTTGAAAAAGCCACTAGGTGTTGGCGCAGGTATCACCGCATTTAACTTCCCAGTAATGCTACCTTGTTTTATGTTCCCACTAGCACTAGCGACTGGTAACACCTTCGTTTTAAAACCGTCTGAACAAGATCCTTCATCGTCGCTATTCCTTGCAGAGCTTGCACTGGAAGCTGGTATCCCAGCTGGTGTCCTTAATGTTGTGCACGGCGGGCCAGAAGTTGCTGATCGTTTGTGTTCTCACCCACTAATTAAAGCGGTTTCATTTATCGGTTCGAGCCATGTCGGTAAACACATTTACGAACGCGCAAGCCATTACGACAAACGCGCACAATGTATGATGGGAGCGAAAAACCACTGTATCATCATGCCTGATTGTGACAAAGAACAAGCGATTAACAACATTCTAGGCGCAGCCTATGGCGCAGCTGGCCAGCGTTGTATGGCAAACTCAGTTGTTATTTTAGTGGGTAAAACACAAGAATGGCTTGAAGAAATTGCCCAGCGCAGTCACGAAATGAAAGTTGGCCCTGGTAGCGATCGCAGTGCAGATTTAGGTCCTGTTATTACGCCTGCCGCGAAAAACCGTATTACCGGCCTCATCACTAGCGGTGTCGATCAAGGTGCAACCTTAATGGTTGATGGCCGTGATTGCGTGGTAGACGGCTACGAAAGCGGCAACTTCGTTGGCCCAACCATGTTTAGTGATGTTAAAACTGACATGGATATTTACACTCAAGAGATTTTCGGCCCAGTATTATTAGTACTTAATGCCGATACTTTTGAAGAGGCAATTGAGATCCTAAACGCTAATCCAAACGGAAACGGTGCATCAATCTTTACTAACTCAGGTTACTACGCGCAGCGTTTTGAAAACGAAGCCGATGCCGGTCAACTTGGTATTAATATTCCAATTCCAGTACCAGTAGCTTACTTTAGCTTTACTGGCTCACGCGCCTCTAAACTTGGTGATTTAGGACCAAATGGTAAACAAGCAATTGCGTTCTGGACCCAAACCAAAACAGTATCTACTCGCTGGTTTGCCCCGGGTGAAGATGCTGGTGAAGTTAACACGACAATTACCATGAAGTAA
- a CDS encoding S46 family peptidase has translation MKKIISLAAALTAFGAIADEGQWQPHQIKKLQSEFDRIGMELSAEQVSSLDQYPLNAVVGLGGCSASFVSPNGLVVTNHHCAYGAIANNSTPENNLIKKGFLAKSMAEELSGGPRQRVYITEEVTDVTDKVVGDLGELTGKARFDAIASKRKALVKACETSDDYRCSVRSFHHGMEYFLLKQLMIKDVRLVYAPPDSLGNFGGDIDNFEYPRHTADFTFLRAYVDKDGKSANYSKDNVPFKPKSYLTVNRDGVKKGDGIILAGYPGSTSRYKLASEIDFAGSWSYPAQVDMYNKTLATIADATKGNPALEVKYSSTVKSINNRMKKRMGLMDGFKVTDIHGIKLKQEQDLLNWIAQDKSRQQYSLTHGELSKLIEQNQANAKRAFYARYAASSSLLRSANTLYRLAKESQKPDSEREAGYQARDINRIKSGLKRLKTRFDANVDLALWTMYISEYLKQGDAVTIEAFNKALGLTADMTDAQIHDKLAAIYAKSSLADYDTRLAWVGKSVADFENSDDAFIKLAVALYDSNMKREAQDKEMAGQLAQVRPEYMKAIIAFNRSLGKPVYPDANGTLRVTFGTVDGYPAVDGVYKTPFTSLEGLAAKATGVFPFDAPETIVKAINDRDYGSYAQKYVEKQFPSKWHCKLFGCHEKILNEFNSVPVNFLSSADTTGGNSGSPVMNARGELVGLNFDSTYESITKDWYFNPRITRAIHVDVRYMLWLMEQYGADNLIEEMKIVK, from the coding sequence ATGAAAAAAATTATCTCACTGGCCGCCGCGCTTACTGCGTTTGGTGCCATCGCTGATGAAGGTCAATGGCAACCTCATCAAATTAAAAAACTGCAAAGCGAATTTGATCGCATCGGTATGGAATTATCGGCCGAGCAAGTGTCTTCACTTGATCAATATCCGCTCAATGCCGTTGTTGGTTTAGGCGGTTGTTCTGCTTCTTTCGTATCGCCAAATGGTTTGGTAGTGACTAACCATCACTGTGCTTATGGCGCTATCGCTAATAACTCAACGCCAGAAAATAACCTAATCAAGAAGGGGTTTTTGGCCAAATCAATGGCTGAAGAATTATCAGGCGGCCCGCGTCAACGCGTTTACATCACCGAAGAAGTGACCGATGTTACCGATAAAGTGGTTGGCGATTTAGGTGAACTAACGGGGAAAGCGCGATTTGATGCCATTGCTAGCAAACGCAAAGCACTAGTTAAAGCTTGTGAGACCAGTGATGACTATCGCTGTAGCGTACGTTCATTCCATCACGGCATGGAATATTTCTTGTTAAAACAGCTTATGATCAAAGATGTGCGTCTAGTCTACGCGCCACCTGATTCATTAGGTAACTTCGGTGGCGATATCGATAATTTCGAATACCCACGTCATACTGCTGATTTTACGTTCTTGCGTGCATATGTTGATAAAGATGGTAAAAGCGCCAACTACAGCAAAGACAATGTGCCATTTAAGCCAAAGTCATACCTTACGGTAAACCGCGATGGTGTTAAGAAAGGTGACGGTATTATTTTAGCGGGTTACCCAGGCAGCACTAGCCGTTATAAGCTGGCTAGTGAAATCGATTTTGCCGGTAGCTGGAGCTATCCTGCCCAAGTTGATATGTACAACAAAACCCTTGCTACCATTGCCGATGCCACTAAAGGCAATCCAGCACTTGAAGTGAAATATTCTTCAACTGTTAAAAGCATCAACAATCGCATGAAAAAACGCATGGGATTAATGGATGGTTTTAAAGTGACTGACATTCACGGTATCAAGCTTAAGCAAGAGCAAGATCTATTAAATTGGATTGCTCAAGATAAATCACGTCAGCAATATTCACTCACCCACGGTGAGCTATCTAAGTTAATCGAGCAAAACCAAGCTAATGCGAAGCGCGCCTTCTATGCTAGATATGCTGCAAGCTCTAGCTTATTGCGCAGTGCAAATACGCTTTATCGTTTAGCCAAAGAAAGCCAAAAACCAGATAGCGAGCGTGAGGCAGGGTATCAAGCGCGCGATATCAATCGCATTAAATCTGGCCTTAAACGTCTTAAAACGCGTTTCGATGCCAATGTTGATCTAGCATTGTGGACGATGTACATCAGCGAATACCTCAAGCAAGGTGACGCAGTAACAATTGAAGCATTTAATAAAGCCCTAGGTTTGACTGCGGATATGACTGATGCACAAATTCACGATAAATTGGCAGCAATCTACGCTAAGTCTTCACTGGCTGATTACGACACGCGCTTAGCGTGGGTTGGCAAATCGGTGGCTGATTTTGAAAACTCCGACGATGCCTTTATTAAGCTAGCCGTAGCGCTTTACGACTCAAACATGAAACGCGAAGCACAAGATAAAGAAATGGCTGGTCAATTAGCGCAAGTACGTCCTGAGTACATGAAAGCGATTATTGCATTCAATCGTAGCCTTGGTAAGCCTGTATACCCAGATGCGAACGGCACCCTGCGTGTAACGTTCGGCACAGTCGACGGTTACCCAGCGGTAGACGGCGTATACAAAACACCATTTACGTCACTTGAAGGGTTAGCGGCTAAAGCAACAGGTGTATTCCCGTTTGATGCCCCTGAGACAATCGTTAAAGCGATTAATGATCGCGACTACGGCAGTTACGCACAAAAGTATGTGGAGAAACAATTCCCATCGAAGTGGCATTGTAAGCTGTTTGGTTGTCACGAGAAGATCTTAAACGAGTTTAACTCTGTACCAGTTAACTTCTTATCAAGCGCTGATACTACAGGTGGTAACTCTGGCTCGCCAGTTATGAATGCTCGCGGTGAATTAGTTGGCTTAAACTTCGATTCAACATATGAGTCAATCACTAAAGATTGGTACTTTAACCCACGTATTACTCGCGCTATTCATGTTGATGTGCGTTACATGTTGTGGTTAATGGAGCAATACGGTGCTGATAATCTGATTGAAGAAATGAAGATTGTGAAGTAA
- a CDS encoding SPFH domain-containing protein has product MKTHTTEKAGWSMSGYPIVGLLVLNIAIFLTAMINIDGEQKLFFIALLPLSIFIGVGFYMVHPKQARVQLLFGKYQGTDTNTGLRWSNPLYIKDKVSLRVRNFESDKLKVNDQLGNPIQIASVVVWEVVDSAEALFEVDDYESFVSIQSEAALRNLATNYPYDQHDGEEQVSLRSHANLVAGALKEEIQSRLAKAGVKVIEARISHLAYAPEIASAMLQRQQAAAIIAARERIVEGAVGMVELALNRLSEKELVELDEERKAAMVSNLLVVLCSDKNTQPVVNTGSLYN; this is encoded by the coding sequence ATGAAAACACATACCACGGAAAAAGCAGGCTGGAGCATGAGCGGTTATCCAATTGTTGGATTACTAGTTCTTAATATTGCAATCTTCTTAACGGCGATGATTAATATCGACGGAGAGCAAAAACTTTTCTTTATTGCGCTGCTCCCGTTAAGCATCTTTATCGGTGTTGGCTTCTATATGGTTCATCCAAAGCAAGCCCGCGTGCAGCTGCTATTCGGTAAATACCAAGGCACAGATACCAATACCGGACTGCGTTGGTCGAATCCTTTGTATATCAAAGACAAAGTTTCCCTGCGTGTGCGTAACTTTGAAAGTGATAAACTCAAAGTTAACGATCAGCTCGGTAACCCAATTCAAATTGCCTCGGTCGTAGTGTGGGAAGTGGTTGATAGCGCAGAAGCGTTATTTGAAGTAGACGATTACGAAAGCTTTGTTAGCATTCAGTCTGAAGCGGCGTTGCGTAATCTAGCAACCAACTACCCTTATGATCAGCACGACGGTGAAGAGCAAGTATCATTGCGCTCGCACGCTAATCTAGTTGCAGGCGCACTAAAAGAAGAGATTCAATCTCGCTTAGCAAAAGCCGGTGTAAAAGTTATTGAAGCGCGTATTAGTCACCTCGCCTATGCGCCAGAGATTGCCAGCGCGATGTTGCAACGCCAACAAGCAGCTGCGATAATCGCCGCCCGCGAACGCATCGTAGAAGGTGCAGTAGGCATGGTTGAACTAGCGTTAAACCGCTTAAGCGAGAAAGAGCTGGTTGAGCTAGACGAAGAACGCAAAGCAGCCATGGTCAGTAATTTATTAGTGGTGTTGTGTTCAGACAAGAATACGCAACCTGTTGTGAACACTGGCTCACTATATAACTAA
- a CDS encoding TraB/GumN family protein, with protein MLFSKLIKQTFVVLILATFSLATLANGAKPAFWKVEHNGTTSYMLGSIHIGDSKWYPLSKEIMDGFAQSKQLVIEVDATDPVKAMAMQQQMMLPKGQTLKTTLSPATYEKLSAYFAKNGMPMASIEPMKPWAASTIISLLPYLKAQLAPQYGVDPLFIARAKMKNMPLIELETMQFQVDMLARTFNDEKMLLELLELPDSEALKLIDFWKKGDMAGLDKLMAEQMTPKQFDEMLVKRNKNWVAPLSKIFDGKTQTFVVVGAAHMAGEFGMPTLLKKAGYKVTRIQ; from the coding sequence ATGTTGTTTAGCAAACTGATTAAACAAACATTTGTCGTGTTAATTCTCGCGACCTTCTCATTAGCCACATTAGCAAATGGTGCAAAACCAGCATTTTGGAAAGTTGAACACAATGGCACAACCAGCTATATGCTTGGCTCTATTCATATTGGCGACAGTAAATGGTACCCGTTATCAAAAGAAATTATGGATGGCTTTGCCCAATCAAAGCAGCTAGTGATTGAAGTTGATGCCACCGATCCTGTTAAAGCGATGGCGATGCAACAGCAAATGATGTTGCCAAAGGGGCAAACGTTAAAAACAACCTTATCGCCTGCCACTTATGAAAAGCTATCGGCCTATTTCGCCAAAAATGGTATGCCTATGGCATCTATTGAGCCAATGAAACCGTGGGCCGCATCTACTATTATTAGCTTACTGCCGTATTTGAAAGCGCAGCTTGCACCACAATATGGCGTTGATCCACTGTTTATTGCCCGCGCTAAAATGAAAAATATGCCACTGATTGAACTTGAAACCATGCAGTTTCAGGTCGATATGCTGGCACGTACTTTCAATGATGAGAAAATGCTATTAGAGTTGCTTGAGCTGCCTGATAGTGAAGCGCTAAAGCTGATCGATTTTTGGAAAAAGGGCGACATGGCTGGTTTAGATAAATTGATGGCGGAGCAAATGACGCCGAAACAATTTGATGAAATGTTAGTTAAACGCAACAAAAACTGGGTGGCACCATTGAGCAAAATCTTTGATGGTAAAACACAAACTTTTGTTGTAGTGGGCGCCGCCCATATGGCTGGCGAATTTGGTATGCCGACCTTGCTCAAAAAAGCGGGTTATAAGGTGACTCGAATTCAATAG
- a CDS encoding S1-like domain-containing RNA-binding protein produces MSRLRGSRLRGLVKLGRINTLTVVKEVEFGYYLDGQDLGEILLPNSAVESLLAVDDEVDAFIYKDSEDRLIATLKTPKAQVGEIASLKASAVTSIGAFLDWGLEKELLVPFAEQTERMEEGKSYLVLLYVDVSNRIVASTKLDKRLHREPVNYKPHQQVDIVIVDHTDIGYKAAINGAHWGVLYRNEVFKELRVGYKTKAYINRVREDDKIDLLLEKPGYSHNDELANKIIKFLKQNDGFSHVSDKSSPEIISRLFGVSKKKFKQSIGNLLKAGAISVEKDGIRLK; encoded by the coding sequence ATGTCAAGGTTAAGAGGCTCACGTCTACGCGGTTTAGTTAAACTGGGGCGCATTAATACGTTAACGGTTGTCAAAGAAGTTGAGTTTGGTTACTACCTCGATGGTCAAGATCTCGGTGAAATCTTACTGCCAAATAGCGCGGTAGAATCTTTGTTAGCTGTTGATGATGAAGTTGATGCCTTTATCTATAAAGATTCTGAAGATCGATTAATTGCCACCTTAAAAACACCTAAAGCGCAGGTTGGTGAAATCGCTAGCCTTAAGGCAAGTGCCGTTACTAGTATTGGTGCCTTCCTTGATTGGGGCTTAGAGAAAGAGCTATTAGTGCCATTTGCTGAGCAAACAGAGCGCATGGAAGAGGGTAAATCATACCTCGTGCTGCTGTATGTTGATGTTAGTAATCGCATTGTTGCTTCAACTAAGCTCGACAAGCGTTTACATCGTGAGCCAGTTAATTACAAACCACATCAACAAGTGGATATTGTCATTGTCGATCACACCGACATTGGTTATAAAGCGGCCATCAATGGCGCACATTGGGGCGTGTTGTATCGCAATGAAGTATTTAAAGAGTTACGCGTTGGTTATAAAACCAAAGCCTATATCAATCGTGTGCGCGAGGATGACAAAATTGACCTGCTTCTAGAAAAGCCTGGTTACTCTCACAACGATGAATTGGCGAATAAAATCATTAAATTCTTAAAGCAAAACGATGGCTTTAGCCATGTTAGTGATAAGAGTTCACCCGAAATTATTTCCCGTTTATTCGGAGTAAGTAAAAAGAAATTTAAGCAATCTATCGGTAATTTGCTAAAAGCTGGGGCGATAAGCGTCGAAAAAGACGGTATCCGCTTGAAATAG
- a CDS encoding glutaredoxin domain-containing protein, producing MFIVRWILGRIILLLNFIFSPRGLKRDADTQANVDAQTKSMTLYQFAACPFCVKVRRQMKRLSLNVELRDAKTSPFKEELLSEGGSPKVPCLRIEKDNGEVQWMYESSDINAYLSERFVPQEQACQG from the coding sequence ATGTTTATTGTTCGTTGGATCTTGGGCCGCATCATCTTGCTGCTTAACTTTATTTTCTCTCCACGTGGTTTAAAGCGCGACGCTGATACACAGGCTAACGTTGATGCACAAACCAAATCAATGACGCTGTATCAATTTGCTGCATGTCCATTTTGTGTCAAAGTACGTCGTCAAATGAAGCGATTGTCGTTAAACGTTGAGTTACGTGACGCTAAAACATCACCTTTTAAAGAAGAATTACTTAGCGAAGGTGGTTCACCAAAAGTACCTTGCCTACGCATTGAAAAAGACAATGGCGAAGTGCAGTGGATGTATGAATCATCTGATATTAACGCTTATTTAAGCGAGCGTTTTGTACCGCAGGAGCAAGCATGTCAAGGTTAA